A stretch of the Bacillus licheniformis DSM 13 = ATCC 14580 genome encodes the following:
- a CDS encoding YihY/virulence factor BrkB family protein, translated as MSFLKELGWRFFLHEGPSKSAELAYFFLLSLFPFMIFLLTLIGYLPVKTGDVIGLIEQYAPEDTMSVIEETLNTGNRGLLSFGIIAALWSASNGLNAIVRAFNHAYEVEENRSFIMVRLTSLLLTAAMVFTILVALLLPVFGRAIGHFIANLDGTPEMFLTAWSALRWGISPLVLLIVFTALYFFAPNKRLSFKFVLPGAVAATAGWILVSVLFSYYVSEFANYSATYGSLGGIIVLMIWFYLSGMMIILGGEINALLHKRKIIPEENPRN; from the coding sequence ATGAGTTTTTTGAAAGAGCTGGGCTGGCGTTTTTTCCTTCATGAAGGACCGAGCAAATCGGCGGAACTTGCCTACTTTTTTCTATTGTCTCTGTTTCCGTTTATGATTTTCCTATTGACATTGATCGGCTACCTGCCTGTCAAAACGGGCGATGTCATCGGGCTGATCGAACAGTATGCCCCAGAAGACACGATGTCCGTCATTGAAGAGACCCTGAATACCGGAAACAGGGGCCTGCTTTCTTTCGGGATCATTGCGGCGCTCTGGTCTGCATCAAACGGATTGAACGCGATTGTCAGGGCCTTTAACCATGCTTATGAAGTAGAGGAAAACCGCTCTTTTATCATGGTTCGGCTGACATCGCTCCTTTTGACCGCCGCGATGGTTTTCACAATATTGGTCGCGCTTCTTCTGCCTGTATTCGGGAGGGCCATCGGCCATTTTATCGCCAATCTGGACGGTACGCCGGAGATGTTTCTGACGGCATGGTCAGCGCTTCGCTGGGGAATCAGCCCGCTTGTGCTGCTGATCGTCTTTACGGCTTTGTACTTTTTTGCTCCGAATAAACGGCTGTCATTTAAATTCGTGCTTCCGGGAGCTGTTGCAGCGACCGCCGGCTGGATCCTCGTCAGCGTCCTGTTCTCATACTATGTCAGCGAATTTGCAAACTACAGTGCGACATACGGAAGCCTCGGCGGCATCATCGTCCTGATGATCTGGTTTTATTTAAGCGGAATGATGATTATTCTTGGAGGGGAAATCAATGCCCTTTTACATAAGCGTAAAATCATTCCTGAAGAAAATCCGCGGAATTGA
- a CDS encoding MFS transporter codes for MTRFHFFILVLIVSISGFSQGMLLPVISVIFEQEGHSAALNGLHATGLYIGVLIASPFMEAPLRRLGFKPLIVIGGVMVCASLFAFVFIQSFIVWFFLRLLIGIGDHMLHFSTQTWVTTLSSEKKRGRNISLYGLSFGLGFAAGPFLTPLVNIAPSLPFIVSGAFSLLAWLFIFCLQNDFPEKSGSESRSDNSLKRFAQAFLLGWVAFLPTFGYGFLETALNGNFPVYALRSGISVEGVSIILPAFAIGSIVFQYPLGVLSDKYGRRNVLLVILAVGAGCFFAAGFSESVLLLAACFFIAGMAVGSTFSLGISFMADLLPKRLLPAGNLMCGITFSFGSIFGPVAGGWYMQIFHNSNLFYLITCVMVLIWIGVLFGKTKKNGALEQSEAAPM; via the coding sequence ATGACTAGATTTCACTTTTTCATTCTCGTTTTGATTGTCAGTATATCAGGTTTTTCGCAAGGGATGCTCCTTCCGGTCATCTCTGTTATTTTCGAACAGGAAGGCCATTCGGCTGCACTGAACGGGCTTCATGCGACAGGCCTCTACATCGGCGTCCTGATCGCTTCGCCTTTCATGGAAGCACCGCTTCGCAGGCTCGGTTTTAAACCGCTGATTGTCATCGGCGGGGTGATGGTGTGCGCGAGTTTGTTCGCCTTTGTTTTTATTCAGTCGTTTATCGTTTGGTTCTTTTTGCGGCTCTTGATCGGAATCGGGGATCATATGCTGCACTTTTCAACGCAAACTTGGGTGACCACATTATCGTCTGAAAAAAAACGCGGCCGCAATATCTCTTTGTACGGCCTTTCGTTTGGTTTGGGATTTGCAGCCGGGCCTTTTTTAACGCCGCTTGTCAACATCGCCCCATCATTGCCGTTTATCGTCTCAGGTGCGTTCAGCCTGCTGGCATGGCTGTTTATTTTTTGCCTGCAAAACGATTTCCCTGAGAAAAGCGGCTCTGAAAGCCGCAGCGATAACAGCTTGAAGCGTTTCGCTCAAGCCTTCCTGCTTGGGTGGGTCGCGTTTTTGCCGACATTCGGCTACGGCTTTTTGGAAACCGCCCTGAACGGCAATTTTCCCGTCTATGCGCTCCGGTCGGGCATTTCCGTCGAAGGCGTATCGATCATTCTTCCGGCTTTTGCGATCGGAAGCATCGTCTTTCAGTATCCGCTCGGCGTGTTGAGCGACAAGTACGGAAGGCGAAATGTACTCCTTGTCATATTGGCTGTCGGGGCAGGCTGCTTCTTTGCTGCGGGCTTTTCCGAATCCGTTCTTCTGCTTGCGGCATGTTTTTTCATAGCCGGAATGGCTGTGGGATCAACTTTTTCACTCGGCATCAGTTTTATGGCCGACCTGCTTCCAAAACGCCTTCTCCCGGCCGGGAACTTGATGTGCGGAATTACATTCAGCTTCGGAAGCATTTTCGGTCCGGTTGCAGGCGGGTGGTATATGCAGATATTCCATAACAGCAACCTGTTTTATTTGATTACATGCGTGATGGTGTTGATCTGGATCGGGGTGCTCTTTGGCAAAACGAAGAAAAACGGCGCTCTCGAACAATCTGAGGCGGCGCCAATGTAA
- a CDS encoding OsmC family protein translates to MEIVWNQNGFEADLEYGKLKISSNEEAGFRPYQLLAASIAACSGTVLRKILEKKRIQLKDMIIETKEERISEEAGRIKSIHLHFILKGENLGAEQIKKALRIALKNCAMVRSVENSIDIIETFEIR, encoded by the coding sequence ATGGAAATCGTGTGGAATCAGAACGGCTTTGAGGCTGATCTGGAATATGGGAAGCTTAAAATATCAAGCAATGAAGAAGCGGGATTCAGGCCTTATCAATTGCTGGCCGCTTCGATTGCGGCATGCAGCGGAACCGTTCTTCGTAAAATTTTGGAAAAGAAAAGGATACAGCTGAAAGATATGATCATCGAAACAAAAGAAGAACGCATTTCCGAAGAGGCTGGCCGCATCAAAAGCATCCATCTTCACTTCATATTGAAGGGAGAAAACCTCGGTGCAGAACAAATCAAAAAGGCGCTGAGAATAGCGCTGAAAAACTGCGCCATGGTGAGGTCTGTTGAAAACAGTATTGACATCATCGAAACATTTGAGATTCGCTGA
- the cax gene encoding calcium/proton exchanger has protein sequence MSRFFFWMMAAGVPLSVAGSLLHWPQVLLFIIYCLTIIALASYMGRATESLAIIAGPRIGGLLNATFGNAVELIISIFALREGLIGIVLASLTGSVLGNLLLVAGLSFFIGGLKYKRQEFNVYDARHNSGLLMFAVIVAFVIPEVFSAEMTEPRKLSMSVGISIIMILLYLAALYFKLVSHRGVYQTNQNEQEESHEEPEWSGKRATLILFLATVAVAYISEHLVHTFDTVAEQFGWSELFIGVIIVAIVGNAAEHASAVIMAYKDKMDVAVEIAIGSTLQIAMFVAPVLVISSLFFPTSMPLVFTLPELVAMASAVLLMIIISNDGDTNWFEGATLLAAYIIMGIGFFLL, from the coding sequence ATGAGCCGTTTTTTCTTTTGGATGATGGCTGCGGGTGTTCCACTTTCTGTCGCAGGGAGCCTTCTGCATTGGCCGCAGGTTTTATTGTTCATCATATACTGCCTGACGATCATCGCGCTTGCAAGCTATATGGGAAGAGCCACCGAAAGCCTTGCGATCATTGCGGGACCGAGGATCGGAGGCCTTTTAAATGCGACGTTCGGAAACGCCGTTGAGCTGATCATTTCGATTTTCGCGTTGCGGGAAGGACTGATCGGAATTGTGCTCGCATCGCTGACAGGATCTGTCTTGGGCAACCTTCTCCTGGTCGCCGGGCTTTCGTTTTTCATCGGGGGCCTGAAATATAAGCGCCAGGAATTCAACGTGTATGATGCGAGACACAATTCAGGTCTGCTCATGTTCGCGGTGATTGTCGCTTTCGTTATCCCTGAAGTGTTTTCAGCTGAAATGACAGAGCCGAGGAAGCTGTCGATGAGCGTCGGCATCAGCATCATCATGATTTTGCTTTACCTGGCTGCACTTTATTTCAAGCTTGTCAGCCACCGCGGGGTTTACCAGACGAATCAAAATGAGCAGGAAGAATCGCATGAAGAGCCGGAATGGTCGGGAAAGCGCGCAACATTGATCTTATTTTTGGCAACTGTTGCCGTCGCCTACATTTCCGAGCACCTCGTCCATACGTTTGATACGGTGGCCGAACAATTCGGCTGGTCGGAGCTTTTCATCGGGGTCATCATTGTCGCGATCGTCGGAAACGCGGCAGAGCATGCTTCCGCCGTCATTATGGCCTATAAGGACAAAATGGATGTCGCGGTTGAAATTGCGATCGGATCAACGCTTCAGATCGCGATGTTTGTCGCCCCTGTTCTTGTCATCAGCTCTTTGTTTTTTCCAACGAGCATGCCGCTCGTCTTTACCTTGCCGGAGCTGGTCGCCATGGCTTCCGCCGTCCTTTTGATGATCATCATTTCCAACGACGGGGACACGAACTGGTTTGAAGGCGCGACATTGCTGGCCGCTTATATCATCATGGGAATCGGTTTTTTCCTTCTTTAA
- a CDS encoding YfkD famly protein produces MKKLLCFTLTAFLSFSFFAVQEADAAKPIKIPSSVTNISKENTYPNASQDQPRLQPSELAEELLKTTDIAIENPHLIKMLNESSISGTPLAIGYRATIYLGRWALGYTSNETVANWEYRKINTNRFDNRGGKAPAELTYSQEQTSKIKGGLTAKVPKAEDVKNMMMLKAMEKTKLPLAFETVVGSGTKRDQIYKVQPKKLGNLHAYAPAVNEKGKVTYGEVYIVLKGNKRKLVVKNITSQGIGAWIPVQDHLTFGFQLSHQPK; encoded by the coding sequence ATGAAAAAGCTTTTGTGTTTTACGCTGACTGCGTTTTTATCCTTTAGTTTTTTCGCTGTACAGGAAGCTGACGCAGCCAAGCCGATCAAGATTCCAAGCTCTGTCACGAATATTTCCAAAGAGAACACATACCCTAACGCCTCTCAGGATCAGCCGAGGCTGCAGCCGAGCGAATTAGCCGAAGAGCTGCTGAAAACAACCGATATTGCGATTGAAAATCCGCATCTGATTAAAATGCTGAATGAGTCAAGCATTTCCGGCACACCGCTGGCAATCGGCTATCGGGCGACGATTTATTTGGGCAGATGGGCGCTAGGTTACACCTCGAATGAAACCGTTGCGAACTGGGAATACCGCAAAATCAACACAAACCGCTTTGACAACCGGGGCGGGAAAGCACCTGCAGAACTCACGTATTCCCAGGAACAGACGAGCAAAATCAAAGGCGGCTTAACAGCGAAAGTTCCAAAGGCGGAAGATGTCAAAAATATGATGATGCTCAAAGCCATGGAAAAAACAAAGCTGCCGCTCGCCTTTGAAACAGTGGTCGGCTCCGGTACAAAACGCGATCAGATTTATAAAGTGCAGCCGAAAAAACTGGGAAATTTACACGCCTATGCACCTGCCGTCAATGAAAAAGGAAAAGTCACCTACGGCGAAGTGTACATCGTATTAAAAGGCAACAAAAGAAAGCTAGTCGTCAAAAATATCACCTCGCAAGGAATCGGCGCTTGGATTCCTGTACAGGATCACCTGACATTCGGCTTTCAGCTCAGCCATCAGCCGAAATAA
- the yfkAB gene encoding radical SAM/CxCxxxxC motif protein YfkAB: MTEKMQARPITPEYDPWEAYMDVDQFGDIQLTNVEFTTTTLCNMRCEHCAVGYTLQTKDPDALPVSLLLKRLDEIPRLRSLSITGGEPMLSLKSVKEYVVPLLKYAHERGVRTQINSNLTLDIGRYELIIPYLDVLHISHNWGTVEDFAEIGFAMMDKKPTFAQRARYFEKMIENSRTLVDEGVMVSAETMLNKRTLPHIEHIHRQIVEDMKCQRHEVHPMYPSDFASALESLSLKDMRKAIHRLLDIRDENTWMLFGTLPFYACSPDPEDHALLQRLREAKNVTVRNDPDGRSRLNVNIFDGNIIVTDFGDTPPLGNIQTDSLPSAYAKWRKTELAKELNCHCPHVRCLGPNVLVKNSYYQDVDFTSRTARV; this comes from the coding sequence ATGACAGAAAAAATGCAGGCTCGTCCGATCACCCCGGAATATGATCCGTGGGAAGCCTACATGGACGTTGACCAATTTGGAGATATACAGCTGACGAACGTTGAATTTACGACGACGACTCTTTGCAATATGCGCTGCGAGCACTGCGCCGTCGGGTATACGCTCCAGACGAAGGACCCGGACGCGCTGCCAGTCAGCCTTCTGTTGAAACGGCTTGATGAGATTCCCCGCCTTCGTTCTTTAAGCATTACGGGCGGCGAGCCGATGCTCTCATTAAAATCTGTAAAGGAATATGTCGTTCCTTTATTAAAATACGCTCATGAACGCGGCGTGCGGACGCAGATCAACTCAAACTTGACGCTCGATATCGGCCGCTACGAGCTGATCATCCCCTACCTGGATGTGCTTCATATTTCCCACAACTGGGGAACGGTCGAAGACTTTGCAGAAATCGGCTTCGCTATGATGGATAAAAAGCCGACGTTTGCACAGCGGGCGCGCTATTTCGAAAAAATGATCGAAAACAGCCGGACGCTTGTTGATGAAGGGGTCATGGTCTCCGCCGAGACGATGCTCAACAAACGGACGCTTCCTCATATCGAGCATATTCACCGGCAAATTGTCGAAGACATGAAATGCCAGCGCCATGAGGTCCATCCGATGTATCCGAGCGACTTTGCAAGCGCACTTGAATCTTTAAGCTTAAAAGACATGAGAAAAGCGATCCACCGCCTTCTTGACATTCGCGACGAAAATACGTGGATGCTGTTCGGCACTCTGCCGTTTTACGCGTGCAGCCCTGATCCTGAAGATCACGCCCTCTTACAGCGGCTGCGCGAAGCGAAAAACGTCACCGTCAGAAACGACCCTGACGGCAGATCGCGCCTGAACGTCAATATTTTTGACGGCAATATCATCGTGACCGATTTCGGAGATACTCCGCCGCTCGGCAACATTCAGACAGACAGCCTGCCAAGCGCCTACGCGAAGTGGAGAAAAACAGAGCTTGCCAAAGAACTCAACTGCCACTGCCCGCACGTCCGGTGCCTCGGACCGAATGTGCTCGTCAAAAACAGCTATTATCAAGATGTTGATTTTACTTCCAGAACAGCAAGAGTATGA
- a CDS encoding SE1561 family protein, with the protein MGNAVHDKEQQVNYLKNRLDMFMSVIDSLDPESTDLEDIDRLISMLDDLEAKYERFKKDWK; encoded by the coding sequence ATGGGTAACGCAGTACATGACAAAGAACAGCAAGTCAATTATTTGAAAAACAGATTGGATATGTTTATGTCAGTCATCGATTCTTTAGACCCGGAATCGACCGACCTTGAAGATATTGACAGACTGATCAGCATGCTCGACGATTTGGAAGCCAAATACGAGCGCTTTAAAAAAGACTGGAAATAA
- the pdaA gene encoding delta-lactam-biosynthetic de-N-acetylase translates to MKRICAICCGFLLTLAFSGNAEAISNKAIHWGFSKSKNHQPADAGQELTNLLQQYDAFYLGNTKEKTIYLTFDNGYENGYTPQVLDVLKKQNVKAAFFVTGHFVKDQPELIKRMAEEGHIIGNHSYHHPDLTTKTSRVIQEELESVDEEVYKITGEKNNLYLRPPRGIFSERVLEETKKLGYQTVFWSVAFVDWKINAQKGWRYAYDNMMKQAHPGAIYLLHTVSRDNAEALDQAITDLKKEGYTFKSLDDLMFEKSMMLETL, encoded by the coding sequence ATGAAACGAATCTGTGCCATATGCTGCGGATTCCTGCTGACGCTGGCGTTCAGCGGCAATGCTGAAGCGATTTCCAACAAGGCGATCCATTGGGGTTTTTCAAAAAGCAAAAACCATCAGCCGGCAGATGCGGGTCAAGAGCTGACCAACCTTTTACAGCAGTACGACGCCTTTTATTTGGGCAACACAAAGGAAAAAACGATCTATCTGACCTTTGATAACGGCTATGAAAACGGCTACACCCCTCAGGTGCTCGATGTTCTGAAAAAACAAAACGTCAAAGCGGCCTTTTTTGTGACGGGCCATTTTGTCAAAGATCAGCCGGAGCTGATCAAGCGAATGGCCGAGGAGGGGCATATCATCGGGAATCATTCATATCACCATCCGGATCTGACGACGAAAACAAGCCGCGTCATTCAAGAGGAATTGGAATCGGTCGATGAGGAGGTTTACAAAATCACAGGCGAAAAAAACAACCTCTACCTGAGACCGCCTCGGGGCATTTTCAGCGAGCGGGTGCTCGAAGAAACGAAAAAGCTCGGCTATCAAACGGTATTCTGGTCTGTTGCTTTTGTCGATTGGAAAATCAATGCCCAAAAAGGGTGGCGCTATGCGTACGACAATATGATGAAACAGGCTCACCCCGGCGCCATCTATCTGCTTCACACCGTCTCGAGAGACAATGCCGAAGCGCTTGATCAGGCGATCACCGACTTGAAAAAAGAAGGTTATACATTTAAAAGCCTCGATGACCTGATGTTTGAAAAATCTATGATGCTTGAGACCCTTTGA
- a CDS encoding glycerol dehydrogenase translates to MSKSVKSVTSPKKFITGKRLLENLNDYIEDFGDNAYIICDEFILERAQKEAGNSIQKAGNQAVFEKFNYECTQEEIDRNRELARNAGANIIVGIGGGKTLDTAKATAYYEKLPVVIFPTIASTDAPCTALAVIYKHDGSFDRYLFLPTNPDVVLADSEILASAPPRFFAAGIGDALATYFEARACFKANGDNLVLMKPSTTGLGLARLCYDTLLENGVKAMQAVKHGVSTRAVEDTIEATIYLSGVGAESGGLAAAHAIHNGMTAVPSLHRAQHGEKVTFGLLAQLVLENAPAEELETVIDFIKGVGLPLTLKDLGVDEFVEEEWRQVAQSACAEGDTMGNMPFPVTPDDVYNAIVAANAIAESYHD, encoded by the coding sequence ATGTCAAAATCAGTAAAATCAGTCACATCACCTAAAAAATTTATTACAGGAAAACGACTGCTGGAGAACTTGAACGACTACATTGAAGATTTTGGCGACAACGCATATATCATTTGCGATGAATTCATTTTGGAACGCGCTCAAAAAGAAGCGGGGAATTCGATTCAGAAAGCCGGCAATCAAGCCGTTTTTGAAAAATTCAATTACGAATGCACACAGGAAGAAATCGATCGCAACCGGGAGCTTGCACGCAATGCAGGCGCTAATATCATCGTTGGGATCGGAGGCGGTAAAACGCTTGATACCGCAAAAGCCACCGCTTATTACGAGAAGCTGCCGGTTGTGATTTTCCCGACAATTGCTTCTACGGATGCTCCATGTACGGCCCTTGCCGTCATTTATAAACACGACGGATCGTTTGACCGCTATCTGTTTTTGCCGACGAACCCAGATGTCGTTCTTGCGGACTCTGAGATTTTGGCATCCGCGCCGCCGCGCTTTTTCGCAGCCGGTATCGGTGACGCCTTGGCGACGTATTTTGAAGCGCGTGCCTGCTTTAAAGCAAACGGCGATAACCTCGTGCTGATGAAGCCTTCAACAACTGGATTGGGACTTGCCCGTCTTTGCTATGATACGCTGTTGGAAAACGGTGTGAAAGCGATGCAGGCGGTTAAGCACGGCGTTTCCACACGAGCGGTCGAAGATACAATCGAGGCGACCATCTATTTAAGCGGCGTCGGTGCCGAATCAGGCGGTCTTGCCGCCGCACACGCGATCCACAACGGAATGACAGCCGTTCCTTCTCTGCACAGGGCTCAGCACGGCGAAAAAGTCACGTTCGGCCTTTTGGCGCAGCTTGTTCTTGAAAACGCGCCGGCCGAAGAATTGGAGACCGTTATTGACTTTATCAAAGGCGTCGGTCTTCCGTTGACATTAAAAGACCTCGGAGTCGACGAATTTGTCGAAGAAGAATGGCGCCAAGTCGCTCAAAGCGCTTGCGCGGAAGGCGACACAATGGGCAACATGCCGTTCCCAGTCACCCCTGACGACGTCTACAATGCGATCGTCGCCGCCAACGCGATTGCAGAATCTTATCACGATTAA
- the corA gene encoding magnesium/cobalt transporter CorA has translation MIKHFAMTKDGRLLSDNKAERLTDQDIEWFWTDFDQPSEEEVSLLKSHFHFHPLSVEDCVHRLQRPKLDQYEDYLFFVIHALNQKTLASEEVDLFVGKDFIVTFHFHHSDGIEKVRRQLSENSELWKNGPGHIAYMVMDTLVDEYFPILYKIEDRLNEIAESDSRKTYGTLMNEVFDIRGDLLKLRKTIIPMRDLLYRILNIEISKENRERKAYYSDIYDHLLKLAEIVENNRDMTADLRDSYQTLNSNRMNAIMMTLTIVSTIFIPLTFIAGVYGMNFDNMPELHWRYGYFFILGIMAAVVAGMIFWFRHKGWFDIFK, from the coding sequence ATGATTAAACATTTTGCGATGACAAAGGACGGACGGCTTTTATCCGACAACAAAGCAGAAAGGCTGACAGATCAAGATATTGAGTGGTTTTGGACCGATTTCGATCAGCCTTCGGAAGAAGAAGTCTCCTTGCTCAAAAGCCATTTTCACTTTCACCCTTTATCGGTCGAAGACTGCGTACATCGCTTGCAGCGTCCCAAGCTCGATCAATACGAAGATTATCTTTTTTTCGTCATACATGCGTTGAATCAAAAGACTTTGGCGTCTGAAGAAGTTGATTTATTCGTTGGAAAGGATTTCATCGTTACATTTCATTTTCATCACTCAGACGGCATTGAAAAAGTAAGAAGACAGCTTTCGGAAAACAGCGAGTTGTGGAAAAACGGACCGGGCCACATCGCCTATATGGTCATGGATACGCTTGTGGACGAATATTTCCCGATTCTTTACAAAATAGAAGACCGCCTCAATGAAATTGCCGAAAGCGACAGCAGGAAAACGTATGGAACGCTGATGAACGAGGTGTTTGATATCCGTGGCGACCTTTTAAAGCTGAGGAAAACAATCATTCCGATGCGGGATTTGCTTTACCGGATTTTAAACATTGAAATTTCAAAAGAAAACCGCGAACGAAAAGCGTATTACAGCGACATTTACGACCATCTCTTGAAGCTGGCCGAAATCGTCGAAAACAACCGTGACATGACAGCCGATTTGAGGGACAGCTACCAGACGCTCAACTCCAACCGGATGAACGCCATTATGATGACGCTGACGATCGTCTCAACGATTTTTATTCCGCTCACCTTCATTGCCGGAGTGTACGGCATGAACTTTGACAACATGCCTGAACTGCATTGGCGCTACGGCTATTTTTTCATCCTCGGAATAATGGCAGCCGTTGTCGCCGGCATGATCTTCTGGTTCCGGCATAAAGGATGGTTTGACATTTTCAAGTAA
- a CDS encoding DNA-3-methyladenine glycosylase family protein: MWKETVSVTPPYHFDRVLDRLSLDPLNAVNLDKREVKLPLRNQNKEPRVVAVQATGTAEAPAFAVSGIDDRDDMIKEVKRIFRWEESLQPVLDHFSQSSLSSIFEEHAGTPLVLDFHLYHCLMKCIIHQQLNLSFAYTLTERFVHTFGEQKDGVWFYPLPETIAQLDYNDLRELQFSMRKAEYVIDTSRMIADGRLDLDELDQLSDEDIMEKLVKIRGIGPWTVQNVLLFGLGRPNLFPAADIGIQNAIKRHFGLNDKPTKEQMLEMSKEWHPYLSYASLYLWRSIE; the protein is encoded by the coding sequence ATGTGGAAGGAAACTGTAAGCGTAACACCGCCTTATCATTTTGACCGCGTGTTGGACAGGCTTTCGCTTGATCCGCTCAATGCGGTCAACCTCGACAAAAGGGAGGTCAAGCTGCCGCTCCGCAATCAAAACAAAGAGCCTCGGGTTGTCGCTGTGCAGGCGACGGGAACTGCTGAAGCCCCGGCGTTTGCCGTCAGCGGAATAGACGATCGAGATGACATGATAAAAGAAGTGAAACGGATCTTCAGATGGGAAGAAAGTCTTCAGCCTGTACTGGATCACTTTTCACAATCAAGCCTATCATCGATTTTTGAGGAGCATGCCGGAACGCCGCTGGTGCTCGATTTTCATTTGTATCATTGCCTGATGAAATGCATTATCCACCAGCAGCTGAACCTGTCTTTTGCTTATACGCTCACGGAGCGGTTCGTTCACACTTTTGGAGAGCAAAAGGACGGGGTCTGGTTTTATCCGCTTCCCGAAACGATTGCACAGCTTGACTACAACGATCTGCGCGAACTTCAATTCAGCATGCGAAAGGCTGAATATGTCATCGATACATCAAGGATGATCGCAGACGGCCGTTTAGATCTTGATGAGCTTGATCAATTATCAGATGAAGATATTATGGAAAAGCTGGTGAAAATCAGAGGAATCGGCCCGTGGACCGTCCAAAACGTTCTGCTGTTCGGACTCGGCCGTCCCAATCTGTTTCCGGCAGCCGATATCGGCATCCAAAATGCCATCAAACGCCATTTTGGCTTAAACGATAAACCGACAAAAGAACAAATGCTTGAAATGAGCAAAGAATGGCACCCTTATTTAAGCTATGCTTCCTTGTATTTATGGAGGAGCATCGAGTAG